The segment CCAACCCGGGGGGTTTTTGAGTGCTTACCGGGGAGACTGGGGTTGTGGGCATGAGTCCTGCACCCATCGGGCAAGGGGTATCCAGCACCAGATCCTGCTTGGCTGAAGGGGTAGGGAGCagatgggcactgctgggtgGAGCTCTTGGGGCTGGGGTGACCTTCCCTGCCCCAGGAGATAGCTAGCCCCTCCCTGCACCAGAactgctgcagccccttccctgctggATTGCCCCAGAGAACAGGGCTGTACCTCTGGAGGAGAAGTCTGTTCTCCTCACAGGAGAGTTTTCGGGAGCTTCAGGCGGGTAGGGAGCCCTAGCCCCTCCTCAAGCAAGCAGAGGGCCATAACTGTGCCCAAGGGACCTGTCTTATCACACCCACAGGTAGCATATTAGGCAGGACACCAGTGACCCCCCAGCCTGTTGTGCCAACAGGGCCATAGAGACCAGACTAGGGTCACAGGAacttcccagcagtgcctcttGCCAAGTCCTGGGGCTGGGCCGCATCTCCCTCTGAGGCCACTTAAGCCAGGGCTGATCCTTCAGGCATGGCTTCAGCCCTGGGTTTGGAACTACCCCACTATGGGGACTGCCATGTGCCCTGCCCAGTATTCCCTGTGTTGCAACCCCAGGGAGAAATGGGGTCCCCACTCTGATCCCCACAACAGCATGCCCCCCACCTCGCTCCCGTGCCCCGCCACAGCCCCCCAACCCTGTTACCTGTGGTCAGGAGCTGGCTTGGGCAGGGGTTGGGTTCAGGCAGGTGGAACAGGGGGTGTCCTGGCAGCCTCCTTGCCTTGGTGCCACTGGGCTTCACCTTGGGCTGCCCACCCTCACCCTGGGGTGGCCCCTTGTCGGGGGTAAACCTGGGGttgcccagcagggcagggggcaggagctgggagacagcagggctggagtACCCCTGGGGCCCCATGCctgtggcacagcccagccctgggacatAGGAGGCAAAGCAAGGGCTTGAGaggggggaggcagggtgggtgGCAAGCGAGGGGTCAGGTGAACTGCTGTAGGGGAGCTTAGAGCGGGGGACTGAGATGGGGGAGAAGGGGGGTTCCAGGCTCAGCAGTGGTGCCCGGGGGGATGGGATGGAGGGGACATAGTGGGGTGCTGGTGGCTCCAGACCAAGGCACTTGCCAGGGAAGTCGTACTGCAGTGTGGGCTTGTGTCGGATCtgggggctgaggctgctgggTGCCACGTCGGGGGGTTCGGGGGGCAGGGGGGCCAGgggcagctcagagcccagGAAGGCGCTGTGGAGGCTGAGCTGAGAGGCACCACTGGGCTGCAGAAGATATGGCAGGGTCAGGGTGGGTGACTGGTACACCACCAGTAAGCCAAAGGCTGCAGGCTGGGATCCCACTCACCTGGAGGAGGGTGCCAGGTAGGAGTGGGGCCTCGGGGCTCACAGGCAGACCCCGAGCACCCATCAGGGACCCCCCACTGCTGAACAGGGGCTCAGCCATGGGCAAGAAGCAGGATGGATCCTGGTAGCCCAGTTGTGTCTGAGATGGGGGTGGCCGGTAGCTAGTGAAGATTTCTGCAGAGCCAAGTAGAGACACAGTGACCAGCATAAGTGGACCTGCCCAGAGAGGAGGGGGACACCCTGGGACATGAGGGGTGGAACCATACCCAGCTACTGGCATTCTTCACTTTTTGgggccagggcagctccagcacattTTCACTCAGGGCCAACAAGTTCTGTGCTGCCCACTCCAGTGCTGCTGTGCATGCAGTCTGTGGCTAACCACATCCCATGGCCTTCCTGAAGCCAAGCCGCGTGACCCTGTCACGACTCCCGctcccttcctctctccttcccacaACGCTGGTCCTTCTGCAGGCCCAGACACCACAGCACAAAGGGCTGGCCCCACACTTTTGGCAGCTGTATCCCTGGGCTCATCAGCCCCATTAATGCCTTGGCTCAGTGCCTGTGTCAATGCTGGTTCTGGCATCGCCACAGGGAGGGTTTTTCATGGAGAGGATGACTGTGGGACACAGATGGCACTGCTGGTTGCTTCCCTGTAGGATGGAGTAGGAGGGTTCACTAGGTTTGCTGCCtagcagcccctggcacaggtgcaGTGCCTAAGCAGCCACTGGGGACAGGCACTTGCATCTCCTCTGGGAAGCACCCAGCTGTGCTCTCCAGCCCTTGGCTGGcactggcagtgccagctccagaCCCTGCTGCTAGTTCTGCCCACCTGGTGAGTACAACCATGCTCAAGGCACCATCTGTAGTCCAGGCTTCAGCACCTGGGGTGCACTGGCTGGGACCCACAAAGGCCTAAGACCCTGCTGAATCTACACCAGAGAGGCAAACATGCCAGCACAGTGGGATGCCAGGGGACTGGGCATGGTGATGATTCCAGCACGCCATACACTGCCATCTGAGGGGAACACTGATGTGAGACAGGACAGAGCCACTGCTGAGATGTCCCAGTCAGCTCTCAGGCTGCCTCTTACCCCTGCCACAGCCATGGTGAATCCCTGACAGCATGTcagggccatccctgcccctccACAGGCCAGCACTTTGTGTGTGCCACAgtgctgccaggcaggagctTGGCCTTCCTGGAATGCAGTCCAGCCCCACATTGCCCCCACCTCAGCCATGCTCACACCAGGATGTCCCTGCCACTAACACTGAAGCTCTGCAGGTATTTTTAGGAATTTGTGGTACCCAGCCTGCCAGATCCGATTGTGCCTCTCACCGTGCCAGACCCTCTTGTGCCTCTCACTGTGCTACAGGGATGGAAGGTGGCTGGCAGTCCCTGGGAGCCTTGTCCTCCCTTTCTCCTGCCCCTTCCTCACCCCATAGCTCTTGCCCATGCTCTTCCTCACTGTTGTATTGCCCTGTTACACTCTAGGCAGTGCGGCatggccagggcacagcctgcACAAGGGAGAAGAGCCTGCGTGGTCAGCAAACCACGCCTTTGGTATCCTGCTCAAACCTGGGGATGCTCTCCAATGTGATTGGGCCTTCCCAACCCAAAGACCCTTCAGCACTTGTCCCAGGTTTTGGGGAGAGCCCTGCAGTGCAGTAGGGCATTGCCACCCCACGGGACAGACAGCTcagccccagtgcccagcactgatCCTACCTGGAGCACGGCgccagcagggcacagggccaGACTGCTCCCTCGCCTCTGCCATCAGGACTTGTCCATCTGCCTCACACTGCACTCCAGCACCCGCTGCAAACACGAGATGCTTCCTCATTTGGGGATTGATTTGCAGGCACTGACTGACAAGCACTGAGCTCTGCCACACCACCCCACACAATGACAGCCCTGTGATCCCATGGTGCCTACCCCAAATGCTTGCCCTGTGTAGCTCTGCATGAGGCTGCTGGTTGATCCTTGCTCCCAAGTTGCCTGCCCTCCTGAAAAAGTGACCTTTTGGGACATAATTGGGTTGGCTGGCACCCAGCACTCCAATCTCCTCTCCCCACTCTCCCCACAGTCCCAGGGGTACATGGCACACACAGTGCTCAGATGTAACACATTATCGCCCAGGGAGCTACTCCATCCAGGACAAAACTCCCACCAACAGGTCTCCAAGCACCCCATGGGATGCGGTTCTGTCCCAGGACACACTAGCCTGGCAGACCAGGAGCCACAGCTAGACTTGGGACCCTCCCCAGCCCCAACagtgtccctgggctgaggcACTGGACATGGTCAGAGCAGGAATGGATGTTTCCTTCTAATGTTGTGGTCTGCAGTAAGACCCACCCCATTGCCAAGAAGCACCCTGAAGTAAAATGCAGgacttttcccaggaaaaaaaaaagccaacctaACTGGTATATTGGTTCAGAAAGGAATCACTGTGCTCCTGCCATCTCCTGCTGAGCTTGAGGCCATGCTGGGCCCTGAGAGAggttctggagctgctgctgtgacaccatACAGGACCTCTCAGGATAAGGAACACTTACCACGTGTCAATTTGACCCACTTGGAGCTGTCAGCTGTCACCTTCTAGCAACTGATGCCCACTTGGAGCACCAGGGGACAGAAGATGAAGCACCAGCCATGGCAACAGACCCTCTTCCCAGCATGCCTCACACTGATGGGATCTCTGGTTGGAATGAGCTGagaggctgctggcaggagtCTTCCCACCTCATCCATCCCAAGAGCATCCATTCCAAGGGCACACATGCCACCAGGTGCCCTGGCACATAGATTGCCCagcctgctccctgccagcatCTGGTCTTGCAACACCCCACAGCCATATGGCGCAAGtacccttttttcctcctcctggaGGAAGTGGAGATGGGCCATGGAGCTCCAGGCTGCTCACACAGGAGTCTGGAGAtgctggtgctgcccaaggccACTACCTATAACTGGGTAGCCAGCAGGCTCCCACAATGTGCACAGGCTACCAGCTCTGGCATGTGAGAGGGCAAAGCTGGTCCCCAACAGTGCCTTGCTCTGGCATTTGCGGACACTGCTGTGACCAAGACATGTCCCAGATGACTGCATGGACATTTCACAGCTCAGAGCCTGCATGGCAGCATGGGGCAGTTTGCCACTGCCCACTTGCTGGTGTTCTCACAGCTGGAAACCAGCATCAGATTTGTCTTTGGGGACAGTGacttgtccccaggggatgaagcacagccctgtgcagggtCCCAGCTCCAAGCCAAccacccaggctggctgggcaGTGGGGTGAGGAGGAGACTCAGCAGAACTTACTCTCTAGAGGTTTCCTCTTCCTCTGGGGGACAATTGTCCTTCCTCTATCTGCAGCCAAAATGAGGGGCTTTAACACTCCTGGAAATAACCTCTTTTTGTAGAAATCccctcccacagctcctggccaagCCCTTCCTAACCTTCTGTGGCTCTTTCCAGGGGTAGGAGGGCACAACAAGGCTCTGCCTTCAGCCTCTGCCCATCCATGCTGCTTTTCCCATACCATTAGATGTCCAGTGCTTTCTGCCTGTCTCAGCAATTCCCACTACTGCCAAGGCAAACCTGtgacaccccccccccccaccccaccccacccccccccatTTTAGGCAGTCACAGTGTGCAGGGCTGGGTTGGATGTGGTACTGCATCCAGGCTGCCTCTTACCTGATATGTCCATATCATCCAGGCTGGGTTGCAGGGGTGCCAAATCTGGCTGTATCATGTCAGCATTCCCAACATACGCTGGAAGAGGGCAGAGCTGGAACATCAAAGCCCAGCCACTGGATCCCCGAGACCCACCTTGAGGGCTGTTCCCACCACTGCCCTGACACCTACCTGGCTGCCACAACTCTATGTCACCCCAGAATCACCCTGTTTCACcctgcccctccctgggcagggagatAAGTTCCTACCCTGAGGAGAGCCAGGACCATCCTATCCTATCTCACCACTGTCCATCAGCACCTCTAGAGCCTCATCCAGTTCCCAGGAACCCCAGTGAAAGGCTGATCCTTGGCACAGGAcctggctggagctgcagatgCCTGAGGGACATGGCCAGGTAGGTACAGCAAAGAGTGGCCATGGGGGCTGGGGCAAAGTCCTTCATGGTGCTGGTGGAgctcagcccagggacagcGCATGCTGGTGCAGAGGGAACCACAGGAGAAGGAGATGATCCCACCATGCCCAAACACTCCTTAAGCATCCCCTCCCCTGGTGGATCCTGTTTGGGCAGAACAGGAACatcccttccccctgccccaTCAGGGCAGATGCCAGGGGACCCTGCCTGCCTAAAAGGACATGGCTGGCAGCTCTCAGGGGCTAAGCCAAGACACAACATCTGGATTCCTCCTCCACATCCTGCTGAAGCATGGTCTGCAGCACCTACCATCTTCAGGGAGCACCTGGTGGGTGCTAGGCATCTGTGTCATGGTGAAGAGGGTGTCAGATATGTCTGAGAGGAAGGTGTCCAAATCGAAATGCTGCCTGTTCCcacactcttcctcctcatccccaAGCAGCATGGGCACTACGTTGCAGAAGAGCTGGTTGCACCATTTCTCCGTTGGCCTCCAGACATCCTCATCCTACATGAGGTAGAGCAAAGGAGCCTAGTGGACGGATTTCATGGATAGGGTCCATGTctggctccctggctgctcccctggcagctcccaTGCTCCCTGCAGTGTTTGCTCCCTCCAAACCTTAACGCCTGGCACATTGCTACTTCCAGAGGGTGAATCCAGCATCCCAGGTGCTTAGCATCCCATTCCAATGGGCTTATCATGCCCTGGGGCTTTTCTTTGCCCTTCTGCCCAGTGCAGGGGTCCAAACTGTGTTCCCCTTTCTCCCCCTTCCCACCCTTCCTCAGCAGACTCACCCGCTTTGGACTGGAGATCCCTCCCTCCCGTGTGGATTTTCggagctggaaggagaagaCAGCCTAGGTCACCCcccaggcagggagagctcagggtgccAGCCAGCATCCCCCTGCCATGCTGGCAAAAGCCTGTCATGTCCTGCCCTGTCAGCCATGGCTCCAGGTTGGTCACACTGTTCCATCCTGCCACAGGATGGGGAGCAGCATGGGCAGAGCCACTCACCCGCTTCTTATAGTAGATCCTCCATTTGTGGTACTCCCTCATCACCACCTCAATGCGGCGTTTCCAGTAGTTGCCTTCCAGCACGACAGCCTGGAGGGCAGGACAGGGGGTCATGGCTAAGCTCtctggccccagcaccccacagcCAGGCCTGCCTTCCTTGTGCCTTATCAGAAACACCTTTTCCAGCAAATCTATGAAATGCAACATGTCCCCAGatccccactgtgtcacacagACCTTCGTGCTGCCCCAGAGAGCTGCAAGGGACCCTGCCCTACCTCTGGTTTTCGGTGCTCATCAGCCTCCATGCCTTCCAGAGGGGTGATGAAGCCGCACACAGGGTTTTTCCTCCGCTCCACATCTGCACAGGGGAGAATACAGCTGGCTGTGTTCCATGCCCCATCCCTATCTCTGCACCTGTACACGGTCATTCCAGTGCCAGCCCCATCccactggcacagcctggccagagAGAGTGGGGTCTTGTGCCCATACTCACATTGGATGTACCATGCTCTCCAGATCACATTGTTGAGTCGAATTTTATCCCAGCAAAGCAGCCGCAGCCCCTTGAAATTCTTCCACTTTGGAGATACTAGCTTCCCACTGAAACACCAAGCAAAGGGGAGGCTGAGGGGCACCACCTTGGAAGATATCCAGGAGCCACCAGCCTGGTAGTGGGTCAGGAGCAGGTATAGCCACATGActctgctgcaggtgcttgccAGGCACCTGTGGGAGCACCCAGTGGAGGATTCCAAGCTCCTGCACACCTTAGGAACAGCACAGACCTAAACCCTGAGCTTCATAGACCCACAGAAGCCTTCTCAAACCCCTGGATGAAAGCACAGCCTATTGAGGCATTGATTCCTTGATGTTTGAACCCCAGCTTCAAGGTGGGATCCTGCTGCCCCTGACTAAGCCAACTGTGTCCTGACCCTGGGGTCAGGAAGGTAAGTCTCCTGCCCAGGTGAGATGCATGGTGACATGTACTGTAGTGGCTCTTGCCTCATCACAGTGTTTGGGCAGCTAATTCTGACCCTTCCTTTAACACCAGGCAAGGCTTGGAAATACTGCCTTCAGCTGGAGCAGTCAAGGGCAGCCCTTGTGGAGGGTCTGGGAAGGCAGGACAACATTGGAGGATGTTCAGGATGTTAAGGGACACTTGCCTGTGCTCCAAGACAGACACAGAGTGACACCAGCCCTGGCCTCTTCTCCACACCGATCCTGCAAACCTGGACCCCAGCCTGAGCTGGGCTCCCTGCTTCCCATTTCCTGGTTCCCAGAGGCAGCTGTGTTTGTTCTGCAGCTCATCGtaatggtggtggtggtggtggtgatgtcCCTGATGGGACCTGCAGTGCAGGAAGCCTCATTTCACTCCTTGTCTTGTTTCCATCCAGCTGAGGAATACAACCCCTCACGTGCAGCCACCGAGGAGGTCCTGagggtcctgctgccccaggATCTCTGAGGGGGAAGCCAGGGTCCCTCTGCCTTACTTTGGGGTCCATTTCACATCTCCAACTCTCCCAACAACATGGCGTGGCTTCGGGGCAATGCCAGGTGCTCCAGGGGTCCCTTTgagagctggctgcaggctgcaTGGCATTCCTGCCTGGGAAGTCATGTCCCTGTCCAGCAGACAGTTTGTACCCTAAATATCTTGGTGCTGCTTTGACTCCTACTTCTCCTTGGTACATGCGTGGAGCAGGAAAGGTGGAAGCTGAGCTGGTGTCAAGGTGCTGTATCCCCTGTTCCCAACCTCTCCAGGTGCCACCTCACCGTGCccccagggaggtgctgggaaTGAGAGTAGTGCATGAAGGGTCTGACTTGTTCATTAACCTCTAAGTGCTCTCAGATAATGATTTTGGTGGGTTCTGTTTTGACCTGCCTTGTAATCTGCCTCTGCCAGAGGGGGAAGACTGGGGACCCCTACAATTCCAGAGCCTGATGCAGGGATGTGTCTAGGAGCAGGTGCAGGAGTGGATGGGGATGGTCTCCCAAGGGAGACCCAGCCTGACACAtggcccctggggctggggaaggacCTGTGACTCCAGCCTGCAGAGAGTTAAGGCTGACACTGACCACTCTGCTATCATCAGGATTTTGA is part of the Anomalospiza imberbis isolate Cuckoo-Finch-1a 21T00152 chromosome 20, ASM3175350v1, whole genome shotgun sequence genome and harbors:
- the MLXIPL gene encoding carbohydrate-responsive element-binding protein isoform X1, translated to MAGTQVGLPGPFLEPPDGPCPVSDSDSDSEDAAVGGTGPNAAAQNYSQVIHSGHFMVSCPHSDSLPRRRHHRAEPELADPRSIDPTLTRLFECMSLEYSGKLVSPKWKNFKGLRLLCWDKIRLNNVIWRAWYIQYVERRKNPVCGFITPLEGMEADEHRKPEAVVLEGNYWKRRIEVVMREYHKWRIYYKKRLRKSTREGGISSPKRDEDVWRPTEKWCNQLFCNVVPMLLGDEEEECGNRQHFDLDTFLSDISDTLFTMTQMPSTHQVLPEDAYVGNADMIQPDLAPLQPSLDDMDISEIFTSYRPPPSQTQLGYQDPSCFLPMAEPLFSSGGSLMGARGLPVSPEAPLLPGTLLQPSGASQLSLHSAFLGSELPLAPLPPEPPDVAPSSLSPQIRHKPTLQYDFPGKCLGLEPPAPHYVPSIPSPRAPLLSLEPPFSPISVPRSKLPYSSSPDPSLATHPASPLSSPCFASYVPGLGCATGMGPQGYSSPAVSQLLPPALLGNPRFTPDKGPPQGEGGQPKVKPSGTKARRLPGHPLFHLPEPNPCPSQLLTTAKQDLVLDTPCPMGAGLMPTTPVSPQQSTIPKVPATFLSRMAQMSPGLAPGSGPSQVLLHTVGTQVGPLQVPKAEQLSPTSACGSDWPNPSQASPGPTARQGTSISLHQPVSRPGRPESSKLESRRITHISAEQKRRFNIKLGFTTLHSLVSTLSAQPSIKVSKATTLQKTAEYICKLQQERAALQDEAQRLREQIEELNGSINLCQEQLPATGVPITRQRFDHLRRMFDEYVRSSTLQNWKFWIFSIIIRPLFESFNGMVSTASMESLTQTSLAWLDQHCSLPALRPTVLSSLRQLSISTAILSDPTRVPEQAARAVAALGRPGASSSI
- the MLXIPL gene encoding carbohydrate-responsive element-binding protein isoform X2; translated protein: MAGTQVGLPGPFLEPPDGPCPVSDSDSDSEDAAVGGTGPNAAAQNYSQVIHSGHFMVSCPHSDSLPRRRHHRAEPELADPRSIDPTLTRLFECMSLEYSGKLVSPKWKNFKGLRLLCWDKIRLNNVIWRAWYIQYVERRKNPVCGFITPLEGMEADEHRKPEAVVLEGNYWKRRIEVVMREYHKWRIYYKKRLRKSTREGGISSPKRDEDVWRPTEKWCNQLFCNVVPMLLGDEEEECGNRQHFDLDTFLSDISDTLFTMTQMPSTHQVLPEDAYVGNADMIQPDLAPLQPSLDDMDISEIFTSYRPPPSQTQLGYQDPSCFLPMAEPLFSSGGSLMGARGLPVSPEAPLLPGTLLQPSGASQLSLHSAFLGSELPLAPLPPEPPDVAPSSLSPQIRHKPTLQYDFPGKCLGLEPPAPHYVPSIPSPRAPLLSLEPPFSPISVPRSKLPYSSSPDPSLATHPASPLSSPCFASYVPGLGCATGMGPQGYSSPAVSQLLPPALLGNPRFTPDKGPPQGEGGQPKVKPSGTKARRLPGHPLFHLPEPNPCPSQLLTTAKQDLVLDTPCPMGAGLMPTTPVSPQSTIPKVPATFLSRMAQMSPGLAPGSGPSQVLLHTVGTQVGPLQVPKAEQLSPTSACGSDWPNPSQASPGPTARQGTSISLHQPVSRPGRPESSKLESRRITHISAEQKRRFNIKLGFTTLHSLVSTLSAQPSIKVSKATTLQKTAEYICKLQQERAALQDEAQRLREQIEELNGSINLCQEQLPATGVPITRQRFDHLRRMFDEYVRSSTLQNWKFWIFSIIIRPLFESFNGMVSTASMESLTQTSLAWLDQHCSLPALRPTVLSSLRQLSISTAILSDPTRVPEQAARAVAALGRPGASSSI
- the MLXIPL gene encoding carbohydrate-responsive element-binding protein isoform X3 codes for the protein MAGTQVGLPGPFLEPPDGPCPVSDSDSDSEDAAVGGTGPNAAAQNYSQVIHSGHFMVSCPHSDSLPRRRHHRAEPELADPRSIDPTLTRLFECMSLEYSGKLVSPKWKNFKGLRLLCWDKIRLNNVIWRAWYIQYVERRKNPVCGFITPLEGMEADEHRKPEAVVLEGNYWKRRIEVVMREYHKWRIYYKKRLRKSTREGGISSPKRDEDVWRPTEKWCNQLFCNVVPMLLGDEEEECGNRQHFDLDTFLSDISDTLFTMTQMPSTHQVLPEDAYVGNADMIQPDLAPLQPSLDDMDISEIFTSYRPPPSQTQLGYQDPSCFLPMAEPLFSSGGSLMGARGLPVSPEAPLLPGTLLQPSGASQLSLHSAFLGSELPLAPLPPEPPDVAPSSLSPQIRHKPTLQYDFPGKCLGLEPPAPHYVPSIPSPRAPLLSLEPPFSPISVPRSKLPYSSSPDPSLATHPASPLSSPCFASYVPGLGCATGMGPQGYSSPAVSQLLPPALLGNPRFTPDKGPPQGEGGQPKVKPSGTKARRLPGHPLFHLPEPNPCPSQLLTTAKQDLVLDTPCPMGAGLMPTTPVSPQQSTIPKVPATFLSRMAQMSPGLAPGSGPSQVLLHTVGTQVGPLQVPKAEQLSPTSACGSDWPNPSQASPGPTARQGTSISLHQPVSRPGRPESSKKRRFNIKLGFTTLHSLVSTLSAQPSIKVSKATTLQKTAEYICKLQQERAALQDEAQRLREQIEELNGSINLCQEQLPATGVPITRQRFDHLRRMFDEYVRSSTLQNWKFWIFSIIIRPLFESFNGMVSTASMESLTQTSLAWLDQHCSLPALRPTVLSSLRQLSISTAILSDPTRVPEQAARAVAALGRPGASSSI